ATAGCACTTCACTATATaggaatttttttttttgtaaaatctCGTCTTCTACTTTCAAGTCAATCTCAGTCTGGGAGGAATGTAAAATACTCCTTCGATTTTCAGGAGAACGGAATTGAAGGAGAACTGTTCTCGAAGATGATTTGCATTGAAACCGATGACTTTATTATGAAATTTAAAAATTTAGTAAAAAACAGGAGATCTTGATTGTCCACATGATTAGGGGAGGGGAATGGGAGCAGAATACTTCCCTGTCATCGGGCGGATTCAGTTCGGGGATAAACTTCCTTCAGGTGACCTAATGCCCATTCCAAGTACATAAACTGCATAGCAGATATTGGTTGCATTGGAGAAAAAAAGGCTTCTCACCGGAataggaaagaagaagaaaaagataTGCTTCCTGTTTAGCAGAAATCACTTGTCAAAATAAAAAGATTTCAGAAACACATTTTAGTATCTAAATTAAATAAACCAATACTAATGAGCAAAAACAGTTTGCAGCTGACTGATGAGTTGAAAAGATTTCAAGCCCCCTTTTTCCTCTTCAAAATAGGTCTCTTGCCAATTGTGGTAGTTCTGTTCCAAAAGCAGGTCTATCCGGATGTACTGATAATCCGGTTGGAAGAATGCGTCGATATTCTGAAATCTGCAGCTCCTCGACGTTATGGATTAGAATCTTGTAAAACAACCTTCTCCTGAAAAGTAGGAAATGAAAGTTTGATGAAACCTACTGTTACCTCGAAacatatttttacaaaaaaaccTGGAATGATGAACAAAGCAACTTTCAAGCTATACACCTGATTGGTTAATGTAGTACAAATAGAGGGGATCTACAACTAATCGCGAAAATCTATATTTCTCTTTAACTTATATGTTATTCTATGTGAAAGAACAACCATGTACTTTTGTAGCAGAACTTCATAATTCCgctaaatataatttaaatataatgGTTTTTCTAATGTGTGCCCAAGGGTACACAATAAGCACCAACTCCCATGAGTTTGGTGCATTTTGATTGGTCCtctaatcataaatattgatggACCCTCCTGCATTTACAACAACTCCACCATGAAAATGCACCCAACTCATAAAATTTAGTGTTTATTGTGTGCTCTTGCCCCTAGGGCACACATTCGAAAGACCATAAATATATTTACACTTAAATATAATTTGATATATCACTTCCTAACTAAATCTCCTATTTCATCTATATATATCCATATGAGTAATACTACATGTACAGAATTGGTTACTGAATTTTTGTACAAAATGATGTACAGAATTTTCGTATCCATAAATGTGTATAACTTGTCCATATACATTGTGGTGCCTGAAGTTCAAGCGTTCAAATTCATCCCTCCCCTATCTTATGCTAGTTGTTGCCTTCATCCACACCTCCATCTTCTAAAATAGTTATATCAACTATAGTATCCATCTAACTACAATTTGTTTGTTTTTACACAAATTAAGATGGTGCAATTTACATTGCTAATTGTTAGTttgttaatatgatttatgtggTTGTGCAAAAATTGTGCTCTGTACATAACTTCACCATTTTTATTCAAGAGGTATAAGCATAACGTAAATGACTACAGTGCGACTGTGAGATGAAAGAGCATGTAAATCGCGATTTATGCCATAAATGGTGTATGACGAGTTGGATGCCAGACCAGACCGTCAAACAACACAAATAGATTAGTACTTGGTGTGCAAAGTTATTAGTATCGTAAATTATCAGAGTATATATGTTCATTTCTCCTGTGTTAAAAGGATCATGTATTTTTCTTACAGTCTCGCACTTGTAGAGTGATGGAGAAAGGAATCATGCAGATTGATTAAACATAATTGATCTAGTGTTACCATTAACACATGTAATATTTGAAGTCATTTACAAATATGCTTCACAAAAAAATTTACTCACCAGGTATATGCTCGGTGGTTGAACTTGTATGCTTGCTTTGAAGGGTGTCGGGATCAAATCATGGACTTCACACCAACAGGACAACATATGTTTGATtgatatatataattatatacgTTGTTGCCATATGGACAAGGTTTAAACCTTCTGGTGGCTACATCATTATTGCAAGCAACAAAACTGATCAAAGTTAAAGATTAAATCAATACACAATGTCTAAAACTGACCGACTTACAAATGAATTAACTAATCAACCTTGTTTGACACAAGTATGACTGTTCTGTACAATAACTAGGAAACCACGAACCTATTCCAAAAAAATTGGCAATGTTTTATCGATCTAAAGCTTTTTACTGTTCTACTGACCTCGGTGCAAGCAATTTTCATAGACTCGGTAAGAAAAAGGGAGGGGGAGGGGTCAATAACTCAAATCTCTATCATTTTATCTCATTGCAAGCAAATGAAAGTACACAAACAAAATTTGTATATAATAAATCCGAAAACAAAAACAATCAGTAATTGTCAGGCCTCAGAACACAGCCTGAACCTTAATGAATACACCTCTAGTGAGTTTCTTAATGTAGTCCGTAATCTTGACAACATCAGGTTTGTAAAGAGATGCTTCTATAATATCTGTCAGGTTTGTAAGGAGATGCTTCTATAATATCTGTTCTGCTTAAGTAACTGTATTGAGTTCTCCTGGAGGACCGCCTGTGGGGATAAGGTGACCTTACCACTGTTGCTGAATATATAAAAAACCACTGAGAATTAACTACTGCATGTACTACTTGATGGAACTGCTAGCCTAGGCCAAACTCTGTCGAAGAACTCTTCAAAGGCGGCgaagagatatatattaatatgttGTTACGAATTAATAATTCAAAGTTTGATGAAGTCAAGTAATGACCAAGGAACAACAAACAGTTCAAATCATAAGCACCCTTCTTTGGTTCAGCTCACTTCAACCAACTCAGCCACTTCCATAGTTAAAATCACCAATAGTCTTTGCAAGAACAACTTCCTCCCTCAAAACAATGAAATCTAGTTGAATCCCTAACAATAATTTTCCTCTCAACAATTTTGGAGATATATTTGAAAGAGGTATGGCAGTCAACACAAGTTCTTAAATTCTTAAATATTTTAATTGCGGTTCCCCTTGGAGTAGCAATAATTCCAAATGCAACTGCAAGCTTCTCGCTATGGTAGGATATATTTTGCTCCTTTTGTTCCTCTTCTACATCATGCAGCACATAGTCTGTCTCAGGGTTATACCCTTCTTCCTTCATTCTACTCAACAGTTCTGACAAATAGTCGTATATTTCCGTAGTATATGGGTGGGACGTATCCCCCACCATGAAAGTGTGGACTTTTCCTTTAATCTCTGTCCAACTAATACCAGGTTTCTTGACAACACCTTTATTGTTCATAACCTTTCTAAGTTTTGCCACTTCATCCCATTTACCTGCAGTGGCGTAAATATTTGCAAGAGTAACATAAGTAGCGGGGTTATCAGGTTCAATCTGGAATAAGGCTTCAGCTGACCGTTTTGCCAATTCTATATTTCCATGAATTCTGCAACCACCAAGCAAGGAAGCCCAAAGAAACTTATCTGGTTTCATGGGCATGCTTACAATGATATCTTCAGCCTCTTTGAATCTACCAGATCGACCCAGGAGATCAACAACACAAGCATAGTGATCTGCAGTGTATTTCAGACCATGTTTCTCTTTAATAGAGTGGAAATATTCCAGCCCTCTGTCAACTAGACCAGCATGAGTGCAAGCAGAAAGAACTCCAATGAAAGTAATATGATCGGGTTTATTGCCAGACTTAAGTAGCAACTCAAATAACCGAAGAGCTTCACGAGGTTGACCATTCTGAGCATATCCATTAATCAGAGAAGTCCATGAAACCAAGTCAGGCTGGGGTATCCCTTTAAAAACCCTATAAGCATTCTCAACGTTCCCCAACTTGGAATACATGTGGACCAATGCACTAGCAGCAAACGATTTAGGGTCACAACCAATTCGAACCATATGGCCATGAACTTGCTTTCCCAGATGTTCCGCAGATTGATTTGTACAAGCATTCAAAACCCCAGCAAAAGTAAACTCGTTTGGTCTAATTCCTGAACTTAACAACTCCATAAATAGCTTAAACCCCTCTTTGCTCCTTCCATCCTCAAAGTACCTATCAATCATCGCCGTCCACGAAACAACATCTCTATTCAAAGACTTATCAAAAATATGCCGAGCATCATCTATACTCCCACATTTTCCATACATATCCGACAACGAACTCCAAACCACTTCATCCGAATCCAACCCCGTCCTCACAATATGCCCATGTATTTCCTTCCCACCACGTA
This sequence is a window from Apium graveolens cultivar Ventura chromosome 9, ASM990537v1, whole genome shotgun sequence. Protein-coding genes within it:
- the LOC141682896 gene encoding pentatricopeptide repeat-containing protein At4g37170; protein product: MRAVAKWRQKTLNLSCAQTHYLATSTNQTPHQTFFNCDSHVKHLCNDNKFSEAIHFLCQNKRLSEAIQLLNRIDRPSPAIYSTLLQHCLQQKAFSLGRKVHDHVANNVGFKAGIIINNRILDLYCKCGCMSDARKVFDEMSERDICSWNIMVSGYAKEGDLGKARGVFDAMPERDCFSWNAMISGCVRYDLPGEGLELFRGMMEKSGIVGSSKFIVSSALSACSATRCLRGGKEIHGHIVRTGLDSDEVVWSSLSDMYGKCGSIDDARHIFDKSLNRDVVSWTAMIDRYFEDGRSKEGFKLFMELLSSGIRPNEFTFAGVLNACTNQSAEHLGKQVHGHMVRIGCDPKSFAASALVHMYSKLGNVENAYRVFKGIPQPDLVSWTSLINGYAQNGQPREALRLFELLLKSGNKPDHITFIGVLSACTHAGLVDRGLEYFHSIKEKHGLKYTADHYACVVDLLGRSGRFKEAEDIIVSMPMKPDKFLWASLLGGCRIHGNIELAKRSAEALFQIEPDNPATYVTLANIYATAGKWDEVAKLRKVMNNKGVVKKPGISWTEIKGKVHTFMVGDTSHPYTTEIYDYLSELLSRMKEEGYNPETDYVLHDVEEEQKEQNISYHSEKLAVAFGIIATPRGTAIKIFKNLRTCVDCHTSFKYISKIVERKIIVRDSTRFHCFEGGSCSCKDYW